The following are encoded together in the Desulfonatronovibrio magnus genome:
- a CDS encoding ABC transporter ATP-binding protein has product MTLYELKDLKQVFEGRTVLDLEHLQLDQGGSYALLGPNGCGKTTLLHILAFLRAPFSGRVFFKGEQVLWREKYLYPLRRKVVLVDQHPIMFSTTVLKNVEYGLKMRGISKEKRYRLAMESIERVGMKDFAPRPAHMLSGGETQRIAIARAMACQPEVMLFDEPTASVDVENQALIEKVVRDIQKELGISIIFSTHKRLEAARLSQDKIFMFEGKLSGPGGENLLSGHVVQDNGQQVCVLRDQVKVKVKAGISGKCRVFVRPEKVLMYSLSQAKALSDQKLYAASIQQMTAEGEYIKVLLDMGFPLRTILTRKQVADKQVMVGDEVMIGFDEDALEISL; this is encoded by the coding sequence GTGACCCTTTACGAGTTAAAAGATTTGAAACAGGTTTTTGAGGGCCGCACTGTTCTTGATCTTGAGCACCTTCAGCTTGACCAGGGGGGGAGCTATGCCCTGCTTGGACCTAATGGATGCGGCAAGACAACTCTTTTGCATATCCTTGCTTTCTTGAGAGCACCTTTTTCAGGCCGTGTGTTTTTTAAGGGTGAGCAGGTGCTGTGGAGGGAAAAATATCTTTATCCTCTCAGACGCAAGGTAGTGCTTGTGGATCAGCATCCCATCATGTTCAGCACTACAGTTTTGAAAAATGTTGAATATGGTTTGAAAATGAGGGGAATATCCAAAGAAAAAAGATACAGGCTGGCTATGGAAAGTATCGAGCGAGTCGGTATGAAGGATTTTGCTCCCAGGCCGGCGCATATGCTTTCCGGGGGCGAAACTCAGAGAATTGCCATAGCCCGGGCCATGGCCTGCCAGCCTGAAGTCATGCTTTTTGACGAGCCTACAGCAAGCGTGGATGTTGAAAATCAGGCTCTCATTGAAAAGGTTGTCCGGGATATCCAGAAGGAACTGGGAATATCCATTATATTTTCAACCCATAAGCGGTTAGAAGCAGCCAGGCTCAGCCAGGATAAAATATTTATGTTTGAAGGAAAGCTGAGCGGCCCAGGGGGCGAGAACCTTCTGTCCGGTCATGTTGTCCAGGATAATGGTCAGCAGGTTTGTGTTCTTAGGGATCAGGTCAAAGTCAAGGTCAAGGCAGGGATAAGCGGGAAATGCAGAGTTTTTGTCAGACCGGAAAAGGTTCTGATGTACAGCTTATCTCAGGCCAAAGCCCTGTCTGACCAGAAACTTTATGCCGCAAGCATCCAGCAGATGACTGCAGAAGGAGAGTATATCAAGGTCCTGCTGGATATGGGATTTCCCCTCAGGACCATTTTGACCCGGAAGCAGGTTGCAGATAAACAGGTCATGGTGGGTGATGAAGTTATGATTGGTTTTGATGAAGATGCTTTGGAAATCAGTCTTTAA
- a CDS encoding 23S rRNA (pseudouridine(1915)-N(3))-methyltransferase RlmH, with amino-acid sequence MPGIKIILTGKIRKGFRAEAFDYYLKKSRHYIDISLIVIKDARSGDALLRAETEGRTLLKKVTPHDLLIVLDEKGKELTSCKFAQKMQTWDELPGKTPCFIIGGSYGLWDQVRQHADFILSLGPMTMPHELAAIVLMEQIYRARTIIQGHPYHH; translated from the coding sequence TTGCCGGGTATAAAGATCATTCTTACAGGCAAAATCAGAAAAGGTTTTAGAGCTGAAGCTTTTGATTATTATCTAAAAAAGTCAAGGCACTATATTGATATCAGCCTGATTGTGATCAAAGATGCCAGATCAGGTGATGCTCTGCTTAGAGCTGAAACAGAAGGAAGGACTTTGTTAAAAAAAGTTACCCCGCACGATTTACTCATAGTTCTTGATGAAAAAGGTAAAGAACTCACATCCTGCAAGTTTGCTCAGAAAATGCAAACCTGGGATGAACTTCCAGGTAAAACACCCTGTTTTATTATCGGAGGCTCATACGGGTTATGGGACCAGGTCAGGCAACACGCTGATTTTATACTAAGCCTTGGGCCCATGACCATGCCTCATGAACTTGCGGCAATCGTGCTAATGGAGCAGATATACCGTGCCAGGACAATCATCCAGGGGCATCCGTATCATCATTAA
- the sucD gene encoding succinate--CoA ligase subunit alpha, protein MKLNEHQSKLLFAKYNIPTPQGDLVQKDTLEDYTPSFSLPAVVKAQVLSGGRGKAGGIKIVHSSEELSMAARDILGMSIKDEPVPFVRIEPASHIDQEIYLSFTVIRSTGKYALTIGREGGVDIESSGPDNLMIMEIDPLLGLQDFHIRQGFFHIKPAKGLLAQWIELVKNLFKAVQENHLLLAEINPLVINSNNELVALDGKIEIDDNFVDLHKELNDYYNPEHYSPEEVSARQAGLSYHNLNGFVGLMVNGAGLAMATMDLLNFSNLPVANFLDLGGGADQERIGKALDILFHNQSATTIFINIFGGILSCEKVAGALAGALKGKTPPKPIIVRFSGFKAEEAMELIAGLKADNIFAVNELSLAVEELKKLNPDPVKDLQFNRIEFPVDASSMPSCQHDQLITFPLHKKSKVLVQGITGREGLMHTREMLGYGTNIVAGVTPFKGGTDALGIPVYNTVSSAVKEHDIEASIIFVPARFAVDAILEAAACSIPWIVCITEGIPQHDMIRILPVLKRSGSRLIGPNTPGLIIPGQTKIGIMPGSIFTPGSVAVLSRSGTLTYECVHRLTQENIGQRLCVGIGGDPFVGQDFNDICEYLYNDDQCKALLILGEIGGTAEEDLGRKLLESGFGRPVFGFIAGQTAPPGKRLGHAGAILDPAGGGIKSKLQAMHDSGITICPDLASIAPIIKKGADVCRV, encoded by the coding sequence ATGAAGCTCAATGAACATCAAAGTAAATTATTGTTTGCAAAATATAATATTCCCACTCCACAAGGAGATCTTGTGCAAAAGGACACCCTTGAGGATTATACTCCATCATTTAGTCTGCCTGCTGTCGTCAAGGCTCAGGTATTGAGTGGTGGTCGTGGCAAGGCCGGTGGTATTAAAATCGTTCATTCCTCTGAAGAGCTGAGCATGGCAGCACGCGACATTCTGGGAATGAGCATTAAGGACGAACCGGTTCCTTTTGTACGCATTGAACCTGCATCCCATATTGACCAGGAAATATATTTATCTTTTACCGTGATACGCTCCACAGGCAAGTATGCTCTGACCATCGGCCGGGAAGGTGGTGTAGACATTGAGTCATCCGGACCAGACAACCTCATGATCATGGAAATCGATCCCCTTTTGGGGCTTCAGGATTTCCACATCAGACAGGGATTTTTTCATATTAAACCAGCAAAAGGGCTGCTTGCACAGTGGATTGAACTGGTTAAAAACCTGTTTAAAGCTGTACAGGAAAATCATTTGCTTCTTGCTGAAATTAACCCTCTTGTCATTAATTCAAATAATGAATTAGTTGCCCTGGATGGAAAGATTGAAATTGACGATAATTTTGTTGATCTGCACAAGGAGCTTAATGACTATTACAATCCGGAACACTATAGCCCGGAAGAAGTCAGCGCCAGGCAGGCCGGTCTCAGCTATCACAATCTCAATGGTTTTGTGGGGCTAATGGTCAATGGAGCAGGTCTGGCCATGGCCACCATGGACCTGCTGAACTTTTCCAATCTTCCTGTGGCCAACTTTCTTGACCTGGGAGGTGGTGCTGATCAGGAAAGAATTGGCAAAGCTCTGGATATTCTATTTCATAATCAGTCGGCCACTACCATATTCATCAACATTTTCGGCGGCATTTTATCCTGTGAAAAGGTTGCAGGCGCCCTTGCTGGAGCATTAAAGGGGAAGACACCACCCAAGCCCATTATAGTAAGATTCTCAGGGTTTAAGGCAGAAGAGGCCATGGAGCTGATTGCCGGTCTTAAAGCAGATAATATTTTTGCAGTTAATGAACTTTCTCTTGCAGTGGAAGAACTAAAAAAACTAAACCCTGATCCTGTCAAAGATTTGCAATTTAATCGCATTGAGTTTCCCGTTGATGCATCCTCCATGCCTTCTTGCCAGCATGATCAGCTGATTACTTTTCCTCTTCATAAAAAATCTAAAGTACTGGTTCAAGGAATTACAGGGAGAGAAGGCCTGATGCACACACGGGAAATGCTGGGATATGGCACCAATATTGTCGCTGGAGTGACTCCGTTTAAAGGCGGCACTGATGCTTTGGGTATCCCTGTCTATAATACTGTATCTTCTGCGGTCAAAGAACATGATATTGAAGCGTCCATAATCTTCGTGCCGGCAAGATTTGCTGTGGATGCCATACTGGAAGCCGCAGCATGCTCAATACCCTGGATAGTGTGTATTACTGAAGGTATTCCACAACATGACATGATCAGGATTTTGCCTGTTTTAAAACGATCCGGTTCCAGACTCATTGGGCCAAATACGCCAGGTCTTATAATTCCCGGACAGACTAAAATAGGTATTATGCCGGGGTCAATTTTTACTCCTGGTTCTGTGGCTGTTCTTTCCCGAAGCGGCACTCTTACTTATGAGTGTGTTCACAGGTTGACCCAGGAAAACATAGGTCAGCGTCTGTGCGTAGGTATTGGTGGTGACCCTTTTGTTGGGCAGGATTTTAATGATATTTGTGAATATCTGTATAATGATGATCAATGCAAGGCTTTGCTTATTCTTGGGGAGATTGGAGGTACAGCTGAAGAAGACTTGGGCCGTAAATTGCTTGAAAGCGGATTTGGCAGGCCAGTGTTCGGCTTTATTGCTGGTCAGACCGCTCCTCCGGGAAAAAGGCTGGGCCATGCCGGAGCAATTCTTGACCCTGCTGGTGGAGGAATAAAATCAAAGCTGCAGGCCATGCACGATTCCGGGATAACCATTTGTCCTGACCTTGCTTCCATTGCACCCATCATTAAGAAAGGAGCAGATGTTTGCCGGGTATAA
- the lysA gene encoding diaminopimelate decarboxylase, translating into MHYFEFREGELFAEDVKVRDLVKKYDTPLYIYSSKTFKRHYEAFDSAFDGIDHLTCYSVKANSNLCILKMLSEMGSGMDIVSGGELFRTLKAGVDPSKIVYSGVGKREHEIREALLSDILMFNVESKQELEKINQVAVEMEATARISLRINPDVDPQTHPYISTGLKKNKFGLDIEQAMESYKLAQKLPNIDPVGIDCHIGSQLTSIEPFIEALNRIKSFHAELMDMGIEIKYLDLGGGLGITYNEESPPHPSAFGKAVKENLQGMKLKLILEPGRVIAGNAGILITRVLYTKKSPSKNFIIVDAAMNDLVRPSLYGSFHRIDCVTQKDAPLQKADVVGPICETGDFLAQDREIREVNQDELLAVFSAGAYGFTMSSQYNSRPRGAEVLVDGSNVTLARRREVYFDLVDLEEQCF; encoded by the coding sequence ATGCATTACTTTGAATTTAGAGAAGGTGAATTATTTGCTGAAGATGTCAAAGTGCGGGACCTGGTCAAAAAATATGACACACCCTTGTACATCTATTCATCTAAAACATTTAAAAGACATTACGAGGCATTTGATTCCGCATTTGACGGCATCGATCACCTGACATGCTATTCTGTCAAGGCCAATTCAAACCTGTGCATTCTCAAAATGCTTTCAGAAATGGGTTCAGGAATGGATATTGTCTCTGGTGGAGAATTGTTCAGAACTCTTAAGGCAGGAGTTGATCCTTCCAAAATTGTATATTCCGGGGTAGGTAAAAGAGAGCATGAAATAAGAGAAGCACTGCTGTCAGATATTCTCATGTTCAACGTTGAATCCAAACAGGAACTGGAAAAAATTAACCAGGTGGCAGTCGAAATGGAAGCCACTGCCCGCATCAGTTTACGCATTAATCCTGACGTTGATCCCCAGACACATCCCTACATATCTACAGGTCTTAAAAAAAACAAATTCGGTCTGGATATTGAGCAGGCTATGGAATCATACAAACTGGCTCAAAAACTTCCCAATATCGACCCTGTGGGTATAGACTGTCATATTGGCTCCCAACTTACCTCCATTGAACCATTTATTGAAGCCCTCAACCGAATTAAATCCTTTCATGCCGAACTTATGGATATGGGCATTGAGATTAAATATCTGGATCTGGGTGGAGGACTGGGCATTACTTACAATGAAGAATCTCCACCTCATCCAAGCGCATTTGGAAAAGCAGTTAAAGAAAACCTCCAGGGCATGAAGCTGAAATTGATATTAGAACCAGGGCGGGTCATTGCAGGGAATGCCGGCATTTTAATAACCAGAGTCCTTTATACAAAAAAATCACCATCCAAAAATTTTATTATTGTGGATGCAGCCATGAATGACCTGGTCAGGCCTTCCCTTTATGGTTCCTTCCACAGAATTGACTGCGTTACTCAGAAAGACGCTCCACTCCAAAAGGCTGATGTTGTGGGTCCCATTTGTGAAACTGGTGATTTCCTTGCCCAGGATAGAGAAATAAGAGAAGTAAACCAGGATGAATTGCTGGCTGTTTTTTCAGCAGGAGCATATGGCTTTACCATGTCATCCCAGTATAATTCCAGACCAAGGGGAGCCGAGGTACTTGTGGACGGAAGCAATGTGACCCTGGCCAGGCGCCGGGAGGTTTATTTTGATCTTGTTGATCTGGAAGAACAGTGTTTCTAA
- the mutS gene encoding DNA mismatch repair protein MutS gives MPSSRKKFNIPSNIKLTPMLEQYLRIKQENPGTLLFFRMGDFYELFFEDAEIAARQLQIALTSRNPNSEHKIPMCGVPHHSCDEYLRQLLEKGYKVAICDQVEDPRSAKGLVKRAVTRILTPGTVVEEHTLSAKENNYLSALYWNHKKNHGAICWADFSTGEWTGLELSGQDQIWQWIYKIQPSEIIAPDGFSIPPIHGRLRDRFNFVPASSYFDQRSATDLVLKDQGAASLDVLDLTDKPELVRICGAILMYLIQTHKGELGHMAPFKPLNPAGFLQLDDVTLRNLEILRTLSGDKGPGTLIHSLDRTITPMGGRYLEKCLTAPWKDLNIIRDNQNMVDFFLARDQTRTRLRKELQNTFDLERLSTRVTLNRCTPKDLLFLSRSLQILPHIKSILMEDKDHHPALLQKLLQQWDDLHDLCLTLQNAIKDPPPNIITEGGIFKKGYSHELDELIELTDHGQGKLQELLRREQSQHNLPKLKLGYNRVFGHYFELSKASGLKAPDHFERRQTLVSGERYVTADLKELEEILLSASDKRKAREYDLFNEVREFTAGHNKRIKSMATVLARIDFWQGLAETARRLDWVKPELNSELQIYIKAGRHPVIETIQGRANYVPNDLNMDDHSKVLLITGPNMAGKSTVLRKVAIICILAQMGSFVPAARASIGLCDRVFSRVGASDNLAMGQSTFMVEMTETARILRQATKRSLIILDEIGRGTSTFDGLALAWAVVEDLTGRYGGIRTLFATHYHELTSLEKKIQCLRNFNIAVKEWKEDIVFLRKLIPGPADKSYGIEVARLAGVPPRVVSRAREVLTSLERQRDKKKIVVETKKPLDPALTKPLQNQVQENSHDLSLQLSRLDLNSLTPMQALNTLHQWKSMQEKK, from the coding sequence ATGCCCTCTTCCAGGAAGAAATTCAATATACCATCCAACATAAAGCTTACTCCCATGCTTGAGCAATATTTGCGGATAAAGCAGGAAAATCCTGGTACACTGCTTTTTTTTCGTATGGGAGATTTTTACGAGCTTTTTTTTGAAGATGCGGAAATTGCTGCCCGACAGCTGCAGATTGCGCTGACTTCGAGAAATCCCAATTCTGAGCATAAAATTCCCATGTGCGGAGTGCCGCATCATTCCTGTGACGAATATCTGAGGCAGCTTCTTGAAAAAGGCTACAAGGTGGCCATCTGCGACCAGGTGGAAGACCCCAGGTCGGCCAAAGGACTTGTCAAAAGAGCCGTAACCCGCATTCTTACTCCAGGCACAGTCGTGGAGGAACATACCCTCTCAGCCAAGGAGAATAATTACCTTAGCGCCCTGTACTGGAATCATAAAAAAAATCATGGCGCAATATGCTGGGCGGATTTTTCCACTGGAGAATGGACAGGCCTTGAATTATCCGGGCAGGATCAGATATGGCAATGGATATATAAGATACAGCCGTCAGAGATTATAGCACCGGATGGATTCAGCATTCCTCCCATCCACGGCCGACTGCGTGACAGGTTTAATTTTGTTCCTGCCTCTTCATACTTTGATCAGCGTTCCGCCACGGATTTAGTCCTCAAAGATCAGGGGGCTGCATCACTTGATGTACTGGATCTGACAGACAAGCCCGAACTTGTCCGTATCTGCGGAGCCATACTTATGTATCTGATTCAGACCCATAAAGGTGAGCTGGGACACATGGCACCCTTTAAGCCTTTGAATCCTGCCGGATTTTTGCAGTTAGACGATGTCACCCTGAGAAACTTAGAAATACTCAGAACTCTTTCTGGTGACAAAGGTCCGGGCACGCTGATACATTCCTTAGACAGAACCATTACACCCATGGGTGGGCGTTATCTGGAAAAGTGCCTCACTGCACCCTGGAAGGATCTTAATATCATCCGTGACAATCAGAATATGGTTGATTTTTTCTTAGCCCGGGACCAGACACGCACCCGTCTAAGAAAAGAACTGCAAAACACCTTTGATCTTGAAAGACTGTCCACCCGGGTAACTCTGAACCGGTGCACTCCCAAAGATCTTTTGTTTCTGTCCAGATCACTTCAGATACTGCCTCATATCAAATCCATACTCATGGAAGATAAGGACCACCACCCTGCCCTGCTTCAGAAACTTTTGCAGCAGTGGGATGATCTCCATGATCTGTGTCTGACTTTACAAAACGCCATAAAAGATCCCCCTCCAAACATCATTACAGAAGGAGGAATTTTTAAAAAAGGCTACAGCCACGAACTAGATGAGCTTATTGAACTTACAGATCATGGACAGGGAAAGCTGCAGGAACTCTTGCGCAGAGAACAGTCCCAACATAATCTGCCCAAACTCAAATTAGGTTACAACCGTGTATTTGGTCATTACTTTGAACTTTCCAAGGCCTCGGGACTTAAGGCTCCGGATCACTTTGAAAGGCGCCAGACTCTGGTGTCCGGAGAAAGATATGTCACTGCCGATCTGAAAGAGCTTGAAGAAATACTTCTTAGTGCTTCAGATAAAAGAAAGGCCAGGGAGTATGACCTTTTCAATGAAGTAAGAGAATTTACAGCAGGTCATAATAAAAGAATCAAATCAATGGCCACGGTCCTGGCTCGCATTGATTTCTGGCAGGGGCTTGCTGAAACTGCCAGAAGACTTGACTGGGTTAAGCCTGAACTTAACAGCGAATTACAAATCTATATCAAGGCAGGAAGACACCCTGTTATTGAAACCATTCAAGGCAGGGCCAACTATGTACCCAATGATTTGAACATGGATGATCATTCTAAGGTACTGCTTATTACCGGCCCCAATATGGCTGGTAAGTCGACTGTTTTGCGCAAGGTAGCCATAATCTGCATTCTGGCTCAAATGGGCTCTTTTGTTCCGGCTGCCAGAGCTTCCATTGGGTTATGCGACCGTGTCTTCTCCAGAGTCGGAGCTTCAGACAATCTGGCCATGGGACAGAGCACCTTTATGGTGGAGATGACTGAAACCGCCAGGATTCTTCGCCAGGCCACCAAAAGAAGTTTAATCATTCTGGATGAAATCGGGCGGGGCACCAGTACTTTTGACGGTCTGGCACTGGCCTGGGCAGTTGTTGAAGATTTAACTGGCAGGTATGGAGGAATTAGAACTCTGTTTGCCACTCATTATCATGAACTAACCTCTCTGGAAAAAAAAATCCAATGTCTGCGCAACTTCAATATTGCCGTCAAAGAATGGAAAGAAGATATTGTTTTTTTGCGTAAGCTAATTCCAGGTCCGGCAGACAAAAGTTATGGGATTGAAGTGGCAAGACTGGCCGGAGTTCCGCCGAGGGTTGTCTCCCGGGCAAGAGAGGTCCTTACTTCACTGGAAAGACAGCGAGACAAAAAAAAGATTGTCGTTGAAACAAAAAAGCCTCTTGATCCTGCCTTGACCAAACCACTGCAAAATCAGGTGCAGGAAAACAGCCATGATCTGAGTTTACAGCTTTCCAGACTTGATCTCAATTCACTTACACCCATGCAGGCTTTGAATACCTTGCATCAATGGAAGAGCATGCAGGAGAAAAAATGA
- a CDS encoding tetratricopeptide repeat protein, which yields MLKWIKKLKRGSSNDKSSLVHSDEGFLPPSQDTFSAISELSRVVRNNPDAVEIYLALGNLFRSQGELERAIQIRNNLIARPQLNKQFKARAWFELGIDFKRAGIHDRAHSAFEQAYQITGEDPAILKEMARLYAETNDFQKAAKYYGLLDQPLPQAHYLVKAALAANDESQSLKLINKSIKIYPGCVEAWLELLCQDYASGRWKAFKSNLQKALSSVEPDLRFVLLEGLYQFIRKNSQNKDRTFVINPDCAKVIVEILSSMEQNLIFSYYCSIFLKESGQLEQSKQWLEKSLVMDQQFWPARLEILDISQSEQIMTESFKTQLTFFTQKARLVKRFVCRRCGLKREHIFFLCPRCLSWHSISFRTQLTE from the coding sequence ATGCTTAAATGGATTAAAAAGCTGAAACGCGGCTCATCTAATGACAAGTCTTCTTTAGTCCACTCTGATGAAGGATTTCTACCGCCTTCGCAAGATACTTTTTCAGCTATCAGCGAGCTTAGTCGGGTTGTTAGAAATAACCCTGATGCTGTGGAAATTTATCTTGCCCTCGGCAATTTATTTCGTTCTCAGGGTGAGCTTGAGCGGGCCATCCAGATTAGAAATAATCTGATTGCCAGGCCTCAACTAAACAAACAGTTTAAAGCAAGAGCATGGTTTGAGCTGGGAATTGATTTTAAAAGAGCAGGCATTCATGATCGTGCTCATTCTGCCTTTGAGCAGGCTTACCAGATTACAGGTGAAGATCCAGCCATACTTAAAGAAATGGCCAGACTTTACGCAGAAACCAATGATTTCCAGAAGGCTGCCAAATATTATGGCCTGCTTGATCAACCTCTGCCTCAAGCTCATTATCTTGTTAAGGCAGCACTGGCAGCCAATGATGAAAGCCAGTCTCTGAAGCTAATTAACAAGTCCATAAAAATATATCCCGGATGTGTTGAAGCCTGGCTTGAACTTTTGTGTCAGGATTATGCTTCAGGTCGATGGAAGGCATTTAAAAGCAATCTGCAAAAGGCATTAAGCAGTGTCGAGCCCGACTTGAGATTTGTTTTGCTGGAAGGACTTTACCAGTTTATCAGGAAAAACAGCCAGAACAAAGACCGGACCTTTGTCATAAATCCTGATTGTGCAAAGGTTATTGTTGAAATTCTCAGCAGCATGGAACAGAATCTGATTTTCAGCTATTATTGTTCGATTTTTCTTAAAGAATCAGGTCAGTTGGAGCAGTCTAAGCAATGGTTGGAAAAGTCTCTCGTGATGGACCAGCAGTTCTGGCCTGCCAGGCTGGAAATTCTTGACATATCTCAGAGCGAGCAGATCATGACGGAGTCTTTTAAGACCCAGCTGACTTTCTTTACTCAAAAGGCCAGACTGGTAAAAAGATTTGTCTGCCGCAGATGCGGCCTCAAAAGGGAGCATATCTTTTTTCTGTGTCCAAGATGTTTAAGCTGGCATTCCATATCATTTCGAACTCAACTTACTGAATAG
- a CDS encoding LapA family protein yields MKYLRVIALILLFFFSMLFFVQNHELLSTTVRLHLELFGAEFESREIPYYLIVLLAFVAGGFISLVYLLAEKLRLSSELKKGKAQIKDLEEEVNSLRNMPLDDENYTSETPEQQESRP; encoded by the coding sequence ATGAAATATCTGAGAGTAATTGCCCTGATTCTTTTGTTTTTCTTTTCCATGCTTTTTTTCGTTCAAAATCATGAGTTGCTTTCTACTACGGTCAGATTGCACCTGGAACTTTTCGGGGCTGAGTTTGAAAGCAGGGAGATCCCCTATTACCTGATCGTGCTGCTTGCTTTTGTGGCTGGTGGATTTATTTCTCTGGTTTACCTGCTGGCAGAAAAACTTCGCTTGTCCTCAGAACTTAAAAAAGGCAAAGCCCAAATTAAGGATCTGGAAGAAGAGGTTAATTCCTTGCGCAATATGCCTCTTGACGACGAAAACTATACATCTGAAACTCCTGAACAGCAGGAATCACGTCCTTAG
- a CDS encoding HIT family protein, with the protein MKALWAPWRIDYILGPKPDECVFCLPEHRDEDEERLVLHRAEFCFVIMNKFPYSNAHIMVTPYRHVQCLTELDDQETCEIMTWMKKCTGILKSAFNPAGINIGLNIGEAAGAGIKEHMHFHLLPRWVGDHSFMAVMNETTVIPEHLISTYQKLKPFFETSIL; encoded by the coding sequence ATGAAAGCCTTGTGGGCCCCCTGGAGAATAGATTACATATTGGGACCAAAGCCTGATGAATGCGTTTTCTGTCTGCCTGAGCATAGAGATGAAGACGAGGAACGCCTTGTATTGCACAGGGCTGAATTCTGCTTTGTTATTATGAACAAGTTCCCTTATAGTAACGCCCATATCATGGTTACACCCTACAGGCATGTGCAGTGTCTGACTGAACTTGATGATCAGGAAACTTGTGAAATCATGACCTGGATGAAAAAGTGTACCGGCATATTGAAGTCTGCCTTTAATCCTGCTGGCATAAATATCGGTTTGAATATCGGGGAAGCTGCCGGGGCAGGAATCAAGGAGCATATGCATTTTCACCTTTTGCCCCGCTGGGTAGGGGACCATTCGTTCATGGCCGTTATGAATGAAACTACTGTAATTCCGGAACATTTAATTTCTACTTACCAGAAACTTAAGCCTTTTTTTGAAACTTCTATTTTATAA
- a CDS encoding amino acid ABC transporter ATP-binding protein produces MTKSEEYIIHIQNIYKYFDNIEALSNVSLNVKQKEKVVIIGPSGSGKSTLLRAINRLETVDKGTIIVDGEDITDKKCNINKVRMELGMVFQNFNLFPHKSVLQNLTMAPITLKKIPPLEAKETAMNLLAKVGISEKATSYPAQLSGGQQQRVAIARALAMNPKIMLFDEPTSALDPEMIGEVLDVMVNLALEGMTMVVVTHEMGFARQVADRVVFMDEGKILETGTPEHFFQSPEHDRTKKFLSQIL; encoded by the coding sequence ATGACAAAAAGTGAAGAATATATTATTCATATTCAAAATATCTATAAATATTTTGATAATATTGAAGCCTTGAGCAATGTTTCCCTCAATGTAAAGCAAAAGGAAAAAGTGGTGATAATCGGCCCCAGCGGGTCCGGGAAAAGTACTCTTTTAAGGGCTATCAACCGCCTTGAGACTGTTGACAAAGGCACCATTATCGTTGACGGAGAAGACATTACTGATAAAAAATGCAATATCAATAAAGTACGCATGGAATTGGGAATGGTTTTTCAAAACTTTAACCTGTTTCCGCATAAGTCGGTTTTACAAAACCTCACTATGGCACCCATAACTTTGAAAAAAATTCCTCCCCTTGAAGCCAAAGAGACTGCCATGAATCTGCTGGCCAAAGTTGGCATAAGTGAAAAGGCAACTTCATATCCAGCTCAATTGTCAGGTGGACAGCAGCAGCGAGTAGCCATAGCCAGAGCACTGGCCATGAACCCTAAAATTATGCTCTTTGATGAACCTACTTCAGCGCTTGATCCGGAAATGATTGGTGAAGTCCTTGATGTTATGGTCAATTTGGCCCTTGAAGGCATGACCATGGTCGTGGTAACACACGAAATGGGCTTTGCGAGGCAGGTCGCAGATAGGGTTGTATTCATGGATGAAGGTAAAATTTTGGAAACAGGCACTCCTGAACATTTTTTTCAAAGTCCTGAACACGACAGAACCAAAAAGTTTTTAAGTCAAATTTTGTAA